In Methylomonas sp. AM2-LC, the genomic window CAATTGATAAAGAATATCAAGAGCATCTAAAAAAGCAGACTCTTGTCGCATTTCCGAAAACATGCGCTGAGTTCCACTTGATTGAATTAATTCCGGAGTTATACGCGCAACCCATCCACCGAACTCGCCTGGTCGCATCTTGTCAGAATAATACGCGCCTTCAATAACGATTTCCGCTTGCCCTGATTTAGCCATAATGCCTTGAAACAAGGTTGGCCAAGAATAGTTAATTTGAATAACGTGGAAAAGAGCATCATGAACATTATCAATTTCAATGTTACGTCCATCACCAAAACATTTCTCGGTGATCGGGTAAATCGTGTCGTCAAAATATTTTTTAAGATGCAAGGCAATTGGAGAAGTATTATCTGATTCAACCAACAATTTGACTTCATCAAAATCAAAAACATTTTCCCAAACAACATCAATTTCATCATTGACGCCCGAATGCGAAAAAAAGTAGATCTTATTAATACCATTCTCTTCAATGTTTTGATGCTCAAATCCGTAGAAGGATAAAAACAATTTCTCTAATTTCGTGACTGAGTCAGATGGAAAGTTTGGTTGAACGGTTGATTTATCATAATTTTTAGACATGTGAACTCCAAAATATTCATATTTTTATAAAAAGTAGGCAGGTCATAAAATCCAAAATCGGATTTATATGAAACCCGCCCGGATTAAAAAAGCGCTTAATAAACTATTAAAGCGCTAATAATGAGACAATTATTTTGATTGAGCTAAACGCCAAATCTCTTCTTTGTCATAGAGCCTATCTAAATGATCTATACCTTCTGCAGCCAATCGCATTGAACGTTCTAGTTTTGAGATAAAAACGTGCATACAATTTCCTGGATAAGGCAAAAGAGTTATCTGTCGAGGATATTGTTGAGAAGAATGAGGTAACCATGAAAAGAAAGCAGGATAAACATTGTTTTCTTTGTCATAGTAAAAATAAAGACGTCTGTCGCCATTTTCGCAACTGATGCCTAAATAACTACCGTGCTCGTACATCTCAAAATTATTTTTTGCGCACCAATCGGATAACAATTGACGGCTTTGATCGAAATTGATGGGGGTTACTTGTGACATGATTTTCTCCAAAAAAATGAGGAAACCACAAACCCAAAAGGTAAGTGGTTACCTCTGGGGTTAATAAAAATAATTAAATATTACGCAACTTGTAAGCGGTTAAATACGCTATTCAAATACTCAGTAAAAGACTTTCCAAAAATGCCTGGACGAGCTTTATTTGAGATACGTGTAATGCGTATTGAGCTTTTTCAAGTTTTCGACTATAAATAAACTTAGATCGCTTGGATCGAAATCGACGCAAAAGTCTTGAGTAGAAAAATAACGATGAAGATTTATTTATTTGAATCAATTCCAAAATAACTGAAATTTGATCTTCAGTAAGTTCTGGTCCGTCAATATAAATAACCGGCATAGAAACACCATCCAAGCCAAGGTTTATATAGTTTGGCGAAATAATTGAATAATGCTTAGAACTCAGTGAGATTTCACCAAGAAACTAGTGAGCAATAAGCAATAGCTTGTTCAGCAATTAAATTTTTATGCATGATTAATCTCAAAAAAAGAGGCAAACACATGCACCAAAAAAGTGAAATGTTCACCTTAAGGGTTAAAAGTATTTACAAGGTAGCGACAGCGACTTGATACATTTCATCAAAGAAATTGCGTTCTTCAAATTCAGCAACTTTTTGATACCCGAACGGAGTCGGAGCCACCAAATAAAATAGCCCATCTTGCTCTTGAAATGTCCAGGGGCCAGGCGTATTGGCCTTGGTTAAAGAAACGTCGTCATGGTTCAAAATGCCAAGCATAAAATTGCCGTTGTTCTTGGCAGCATCAGCTTTTCTAATTCTAGACCAAACGTTACTGAAGATGTTGGCAACAACATTGCCGTTATCATTAACTAATTGGGTGTTATCAATTATATCGTACATAAAATTCCTCAAAATTAATAAGAGAAATTCAAAACCCCTAAGGAAATTGAATTTCCCAAGTGGGTAAAGTAGCGAGGCAAATAAATCCAAAAGGATTTAATTTGCACTCGCAAAGCATTAATTAGAACCAGGAACTATCGTTAGATAGTTCAAAAAGTTCAACGGGCATAGGAACAATTATTTCAGAGACAGGTACTTCATCCGCAGCGGAAACAGTAGGATTAATAACGACTGGAGCCGGTACAAAAAGATCAGATTCCAATGTTTCTACAGCAGCAGTGTTAATAACGACTGGAGCAGCTTCTTCAGTAAAACCAGACATGTATTCCTCATATCCAATAGTTTCATCATATTCCAAAAGTTCATCTGTGGATTGAGTATCAACGGGTGACGGCGCAGAGGTAACAACGATCGATTGAGATTCATCTTCAATTTCTTCATCCGTATCCGTAAATGATCCAGACAAATGTCCTTCACCATAACGTTTGACTTTATCGGCATCTGACAATAAATGGGCCAGATTACATAAAGTTTGATATGCAATACCATTGTAAGGCGGGCTAGAAGGTAACGCATCAAGTACTGCGTCGATTCTATTAACCACAGGCATAACTCTGTGATCAAGAAATCCGAGACTATCCAGCTTGTCACGCATTTTGCGAAATGCGTTCAATGTTCTTGCAGTGACATACTCTCTCTTGTCATAGAAAGAGTTTTCCAGAACCCGAGAAGCTTCCACAGATATTTCATGGAATAATTGCTCAGACAATGAAATTGTCCGTCTAACTAATGATTGATCAACAATAACATTCGCTGGATCGTTATTAGGTACTGAACTTGGCATCGATACACGATAAACCACATAATCAAAGCGAAGTTTTGCTTTAACTGATGAAGCGGGCTCAACAGCATTTCGAATTGCGATTGCAAACTCAGGATGCTTTTTTACCCAATCATCAATATACGAATCATAATTCGCAATAAATTCATCACGAGCAACAGCAAAATCTTTTGCAAGATCATCAAGTTTTTTGGTTATATCAGGAATTTGAACTATTGGATTAGCAAAACCACCCAAAAACCTTGTGCCTGTTTCCAAACAAATGCTTTCTGCCTTTTTCTTAATAGTGGAAAAAATTTTCACTACCTCACGATCACAGGTACGTTTTGTACCTAAATAAGCCAATTCGTCAGGTGGTAACTTTGATCCATCTCCAAGCACAAGATCATTCTCTCTAAGTTTTTTTGCTCCTGTCCATAACACAATGTCAAGTTTAACGACATGGACTTGATTTAAAATAATTTCAGCTTCATGTGACATAAACACCTCCAAAAGGAAAAAAATAGAGGCATAAAATCACCCCAGAGGCGAAATTGATGCCCCTATGGGAAAGTTAAAAGTTAAAAGTAGCAGTCTTCAATAACTGAGGATTGAAAAGAAGAAATATCAATCCGTTTATTAACAAGACCAACAGATTCAGCAAGTAAGCGTACAGATTCAAAATCAGTACCAAACATTTCTAGCGCCTTAAATTCAATCTTAATTTGATCCGAGATATCAGTTCCATCATCATGAGCAATTGAAACGCGGATATTATTAGGTGCGAATTTTTTCATCACCATGAACAATATCAAACTAATGACACCATCATAACAATGAAGAAAACCAGATTCAGATTGAATAAACGCAATATCAGAATAACGACTATAAATAGCGTTAACTGGTGCATTTTCAGGATATAAAGACAACAACGTCGAACAATAACCTCGTGTCAGCCCTTGAAAAAAAACAAGCTCAGTATTCGTTGCCGAAGATTGAACTTTAACTCTCCAAGAGATTTTGTTTAGCAATTGCTGAGGCTCTGCAACAGCGGAAGCTGCAGCAGTGGACGAAAGTTGGATGGTGCTAGCATCAATCAGTTTTCCATTATCATCAATATTAAACAATCCAATATAACGGTAACCTTTTGAAGTCTTACCAGAAATATCTTTTGAATATTGATTATTAGTATCTTGAAATACACGGGATTGAAGTTTCGTACCAGTTTTCCCCCAGCGTTTAGTATAAGTTGTACCATCAGGATTTCGAGAAATTGCCCAATCTTTCGTTGATCCATCACTATTCCTATAACGATACAATTCAAAAGCATTTGAATTACTCATGGTTTTTTAACTTCCCAATCGTCACCAAATACAAGTTTAGCTATCTTTTCAATAGCGGCTCGCTGTCCAGCGTCAACACGAAAAGACAAAGTACGCTCAAATGAATATTTAATAACATTTTGACCGCCTTTAAAAGCAATCATCAGGCTGATCCAACGCAAAAGAGTCCTAGTTGACATCGTCACAGAGAGAGTCCCTGTGCTATCTGAGTTACCAGAAAACTGTTTACGAATGTTATTAGCTACTTCAATCATCTTATCAGTGATTTGTTTTTGAGGAGCATCAAAGACAGTACCGATTGATGCATAGTACGACTTGACAATAGCTTCCTCTTCTTCAACAGTTGGATATTCAATTTCGCAAAGACGAAATCTATCCATAAAAGCTATGTTTTGCTGCAATACACCTTGGTAAAGACCTGATTGATCTCCTTGTCCAGCGGAGTTACCTGTAGCAACCAATCTGAA contains:
- a CDS encoding DUF3150 domain-containing protein; this translates as MSHEAEIILNQVHVVKLDIVLWTGAKKLRENDLVLGDGSKLPPDELAYLGTKRTCDREVVKIFSTIKKKAESICLETGTRFLGGFANPIVQIPDITKKLDDLAKDFAVARDEFIANYDSYIDDWVKKHPEFAIAIRNAVEPASSVKAKLRFDYVVYRVSMPSSVPNNDPANVIVDQSLVRRTISLSEQLFHEISVEASRVLENSFYDKREYVTARTLNAFRKMRDKLDSLGFLDHRVMPVVNRIDAVLDALPSSPPYNGIAYQTLCNLAHLLSDADKVKRYGEGHLSGSFTDTDEEIEDESQSIVVTSAPSPVDTQSTDELLEYDETIGYEEYMSGFTEEAAPVVINTAAVETLESDLFVPAPVVINPTVSAADEVPVSEIIVPMPVELFELSNDSSWF